In the genome of Thiomicrospira aerophila AL3, one region contains:
- a CDS encoding efflux RND transporter permease subunit codes for MIKRFISNAVLANLVFALVLVLGTLSYLDMPRQKDPTINFNWIVIVTALPGASAEDIETRVTQPLEDALRKLNDVNFVSSTSRVGLSNILVRFRDLDDRTFDKRINDLRREIQNKRPELPADIVEPMVIEITSANAYPSATLVLKGQAFDETLRAQGFQLKRELERLRGVDRIDTIGLEDPELQVRLDFNRLAQLGLSPPLVADMIAAQWQDQAAGKLRVGQEQWLVRHIGQDPNPQALAQLPLPTAQGDVLLEEVAEILRARQDTTQMVSMNDQPAVMLAVMKSGTANTLELVERLSDFIVDYNQQYAAQGLTLTLADDQTQSTRDAISMMQTNALQGLTLVLLVSWLFLGWRIGVLVAMAIPFSLTGVFIVLNLSGETLNLTVLLGIIIALGMLVDVAVVMIEAMHQQMHRGRNTLDAALEAMREVGWPLVAAVLTTIAAFLPLMLLPGILGDFMRIVPLVVTIALIISLIQAFWMLPSQSHAMHLKADQKHHLTPGRERRLMKLRNLYGRALVKSFRHPWLTMLVLASTFASAIYLVSSERITTNFFASDTLDIFYLNVELPTGTPIDQTLVKTREIERLAQAWLQAGEGRALVSYAGQMFTETEPLIGENLGQVFISLHPASQRERSADTIIDGLRDHITTNAPAPAEVGVLKLSGGPPSSKPISVKVRGDDYTEIAAAVADLTALLEQIPGVTDIQNDATLGSPQLVTQLNMPAIRQAGLDPMTVVRSLRLLTDGEVVAQLNDRGEQVDLRVRGAVPQTDDIQAWLATQITSPSGQRIALAELVTVDIRQGFVSLRHHNFSRAITLEADIDRSQIDTLTANATLQAAWDDIAAQHPGINLDFSGELDEINESLNAMLMLFVMGVGLMYLILGAQFRSYFQPFIILLTIPMAFTGVAYGLWISGYPLSLYTLYGVVALSGIAVNAAIVLISAANSRRASGMSSLHAIVYAARRRLVPILITTFTTMAGLMGLAIGMGGHSLMFSPVATAIVWGIGVSTLLTLFTIPLFYRLTANRPALLSR; via the coding sequence ATGATTAAGCGCTTTATCAGCAACGCAGTCTTAGCCAATCTGGTTTTCGCCTTAGTGTTGGTGCTCGGCACCCTGTCCTACTTGGATATGCCGCGCCAAAAAGACCCGACCATAAACTTCAACTGGATTGTGATTGTGACCGCGCTACCCGGTGCCAGCGCTGAGGACATCGAAACCCGCGTCACCCAACCGCTAGAAGATGCCTTACGCAAACTCAATGATGTCAATTTCGTGTCCAGCACCTCGCGGGTTGGTTTATCCAATATTCTGGTTAGATTTCGTGATTTAGACGATCGCACCTTTGATAAACGCATCAATGATTTACGCCGCGAAATCCAAAACAAACGCCCCGAACTCCCCGCCGATATTGTAGAGCCGATGGTCATTGAAATTACCAGTGCCAATGCCTATCCATCGGCCACACTCGTGCTAAAAGGCCAGGCTTTTGATGAAACATTACGCGCCCAAGGCTTTCAACTTAAACGCGAATTAGAACGACTGCGTGGCGTCGATCGCATTGATACCATTGGACTCGAAGACCCCGAGCTACAGGTTAGGCTCGATTTTAACCGCCTGGCTCAACTCGGTCTTAGCCCCCCGCTTGTCGCCGACATGATCGCAGCACAATGGCAGGACCAAGCCGCCGGTAAGTTGCGCGTCGGCCAAGAACAATGGCTCGTGCGCCACATTGGTCAAGACCCAAACCCGCAAGCCCTCGCACAACTGCCGCTACCGACGGCGCAAGGTGATGTGTTACTTGAAGAAGTCGCCGAGATTTTACGGGCGCGCCAAGATACCACGCAAATGGTATCGATGAATGATCAGCCAGCGGTGATGCTCGCGGTGATGAAGTCAGGCACGGCTAATACCCTTGAGCTAGTTGAACGTTTAAGCGATTTTATTGTTGATTATAATCAACAATATGCCGCACAAGGCTTAACCCTAACCCTCGCCGATGACCAAACCCAATCCACCCGTGACGCCATTAGCATGATGCAAACCAATGCGCTACAAGGTTTGACGCTGGTGCTGCTTGTCAGTTGGCTGTTTTTAGGATGGCGCATTGGGGTATTGGTCGCAATGGCCATTCCCTTCTCGCTAACCGGGGTGTTTATTGTGCTGAATCTGAGCGGCGAAACCCTCAACCTCACGGTCTTATTAGGCATTATTATTGCGCTGGGGATGTTGGTCGATGTGGCGGTCGTCATGATCGAGGCGATGCATCAACAGATGCACCGTGGCCGCAATACACTCGATGCCGCGCTTGAAGCGATGCGCGAAGTAGGCTGGCCACTCGTCGCGGCGGTACTCACCACCATTGCAGCTTTTTTACCGCTGATGTTGCTGCCCGGTATTTTGGGCGACTTCATGCGCATTGTGCCACTGGTGGTGACCATTGCGCTGATTATCAGCCTGATTCAAGCCTTTTGGATGCTCCCGTCTCAAAGCCATGCCATGCATCTTAAAGCCGACCAAAAACACCACCTAACGCCGGGGCGCGAAAGACGCCTAATGAAACTGCGCAACCTCTATGGCCGGGCACTGGTCAAAAGTTTTCGCCACCCCTGGCTGACCATGTTGGTACTGGCAAGCACTTTTGCATCGGCCATTTACCTTGTCTCGTCTGAGCGAATTACCACCAACTTTTTTGCCTCCGACACCCTGGATATTTTCTACTTAAATGTCGAACTCCCCACCGGCACGCCCATCGACCAAACCCTAGTTAAAACACGCGAAATAGAAAGACTTGCGCAGGCCTGGTTACAGGCTGGTGAAGGTCGCGCACTGGTCAGTTATGCCGGACAAATGTTTACCGAAACGGAACCGCTGATTGGTGAAAACCTAGGGCAGGTATTTATTAGCCTGCACCCCGCATCGCAACGCGAACGAAGTGCCGACACCATTATTGATGGGTTGCGTGATCACATCACAACCAACGCCCCCGCACCGGCCGAGGTCGGTGTGCTTAAACTATCCGGTGGCCCACCCAGCTCAAAACCCATTAGTGTTAAGGTGCGCGGCGATGATTACACCGAGATTGCGGCTGCCGTAGCTGACTTAACTGCGCTACTCGAGCAAATCCCAGGAGTGACTGACATTCAAAATGATGCCACCTTGGGTAGCCCACAACTGGTGACCCAGCTTAATATGCCAGCGATTCGACAAGCCGGCCTGGACCCAATGACCGTGGTACGCAGTTTACGTTTATTAACCGATGGAGAAGTGGTCGCGCAACTCAATGACCGAGGGGAGCAAGTCGATTTACGTGTTAGAGGCGCCGTCCCCCAAACGGACGACATCCAGGCCTGGTTAGCCACGCAAATCACCAGTCCAAGCGGGCAGCGTATTGCCTTAGCCGAATTAGTGACCGTGGATATCCGCCAAGGCTTCGTTAGTTTGCGCCATCATAACTTCAGCCGTGCAATCACCCTAGAGGCCGATATCGATCGAAGTCAGATTGACACCCTCACAGCAAACGCAACACTGCAGGCCGCGTGGGACGATATCGCCGCGCAACACCCCGGCATTAATCTCGATTTTTCTGGCGAACTGGATGAAATCAACGAATCGCTGAATGCGATGTTGATGCTGTTTGTAATGGGCGTTGGGCTAATGTACCTGATTTTAGGCGCGCAATTTAGAAGCTATTTTCAGCCCTTTATTATTTTGCTTACTATCCCGATGGCGTTTACCGGTGTGGCCTATGGACTTTGGATCAGCGGTTACCCATTGAGCTTATATACCCTGTATGGCGTAGTGGCGCTCTCAGGTATCGCGGTCAATGCGGCTATCGTGTTAATTTCGGCGGCCAATTCCCGCCGTGCCAGTGGCATGTCTAGCTTGCATGCGATTGTCTATGCCGCTCGCCGTCGCTTGGTGCCCATTTTAATTACCACATTTACCACCATGGCCGGCTTAATGGGTCTGGCCATCGGCATGGGCGGCCATTCGCTGATGTTTAGTCCGGTCGCCACCGCGATTGTCTGGGGCATTGGTGTGTCAACGCTACTGACGCTGTTTACGATTCCATTGTTTTATCGCCTTACCGCCAATCGCCCGGCGCTGTTATCTCGTTAA
- a CDS encoding TonB-dependent receptor, producing the protein MLKAKRIVHALGYLSVSSSLALISPQLLASTDTDTTLERISVIQTGSIMSQTESEVVRPVAVIEGEQMEQRRAGTIGEALDGLPGISNADFGPGVGRPVIRGLQGSRVAVLEDGARVSDVSGEGADHAVASSTLRADSVEIIRGPATLLYGSGATGGVVNVVSGRFSPIIGDRANGAVQASYGLNGHDRRTGVALELPVSGEMAVRLDADYRNTDNFAIKGFQTVDGEGKRNELLNSDLESRNLAITGVYAGERGFLGLGFSQWTSDYGVPEADPDDYDRIEAESKRFDLKGELYDPMPGFNTARFSLAYTDFYQEEWEYEYGKKADLEAIFKQKEFDLRLELTHDPIANWTGVIGLDYNNTKFEAEDDGEAFFIRPSERNAIGVFSMQERPTSWGQFEVGFRLGYDQFNPERVNDNAVNSVDFRGQTLTFEENLANKSYLTTGIALGALFNLDSEHKLRAGISRSEAAPGPEQLYAFGRHGAAGTFEIGNPDLKKETYLNTEVSLLRQQGSLRYEATAFVNLVDNFIYYLNDINSDGTPRRVNENGQDDSNGELLVYNAQDDAIFYGVELSGAIDLATQLPLTLRASGDYLRGELRDGGNLPRMTPPRVGVGADTRWSDFKFSVDYRYHFKQTQTAEAEDATDGFGTLGFDLAYTPANIKDLRLFLQGRNLTNESGRLHQSFFKNEAPITGRNFTAGVRYQF; encoded by the coding sequence ATGCTTAAGGCCAAACGAATTGTTCACGCTCTAGGCTATCTGAGTGTCAGTAGCAGCCTAGCCCTTATCAGTCCACAACTGCTAGCAAGTACTGATACCGATACTACATTAGAGCGCATCTCGGTGATTCAAACCGGTTCCATTATGAGTCAAACAGAGAGCGAAGTGGTACGCCCAGTGGCGGTGATTGAAGGCGAACAAATGGAGCAGCGTCGTGCCGGTACGATTGGTGAGGCCTTGGACGGTTTGCCCGGGATCAGTAATGCAGACTTTGGTCCAGGTGTGGGGCGCCCGGTAATTCGTGGCTTGCAGGGTTCACGGGTTGCGGTATTAGAAGACGGGGCGCGTGTCAGTGATGTATCCGGTGAAGGTGCCGACCATGCCGTAGCCAGCTCGACCCTGCGCGCCGATTCGGTTGAAATTATTCGCGGCCCCGCCACCTTACTCTATGGATCGGGAGCCACCGGCGGCGTGGTGAATGTGGTGTCCGGCCGTTTTAGTCCAATTATCGGTGACCGCGCTAATGGTGCGGTGCAAGCGTCTTATGGGCTTAATGGCCACGACCGTCGTACCGGAGTTGCATTAGAACTACCCGTGTCCGGGGAAATGGCGGTTCGTTTAGATGCCGATTATCGCAACACCGACAACTTCGCTATCAAGGGTTTTCAAACAGTTGATGGCGAGGGCAAACGTAATGAACTGTTAAACAGTGATCTTGAAAGCCGCAACTTAGCGATTACGGGTGTGTATGCCGGTGAGCGCGGTTTTTTGGGCCTAGGCTTTAGTCAATGGACCAGTGACTATGGGGTGCCTGAAGCTGATCCTGATGACTATGATCGCATTGAGGCGGAGTCAAAACGCTTTGACTTGAAAGGCGAACTCTATGATCCGATGCCAGGGTTTAATACAGCACGTTTCAGCCTAGCTTACACCGATTTTTATCAAGAAGAATGGGAGTATGAGTACGGCAAAAAAGCCGATCTTGAAGCCATTTTCAAACAAAAAGAATTCGATTTGCGCTTGGAACTGACCCATGACCCGATTGCCAACTGGACAGGGGTGATTGGTCTTGATTACAACAACACCAAGTTTGAAGCCGAAGACGACGGTGAAGCCTTTTTTATTCGCCCGAGCGAGCGCAATGCAATTGGTGTGTTTAGTATGCAAGAAAGACCGACTTCTTGGGGGCAATTCGAAGTCGGCTTTAGACTGGGTTACGACCAGTTTAATCCAGAGCGCGTAAACGATAATGCAGTTAATAGTGTTGATTTCCGTGGGCAGACCTTAACTTTTGAAGAGAATTTGGCCAATAAATCCTACCTGACTACCGGCATTGCTTTGGGTGCGTTATTTAATTTAGACAGCGAGCATAAACTGCGTGCCGGTATTAGCCGCTCTGAGGCCGCGCCCGGCCCAGAACAGCTTTATGCCTTTGGCCGTCATGGTGCCGCTGGCACCTTTGAAATCGGCAACCCTGATCTGAAAAAAGAAACCTACTTAAATACCGAGGTCAGCCTCCTGCGTCAACAAGGCAGCTTGCGTTATGAAGCCACTGCGTTTGTTAATTTGGTCGATAACTTTATCTATTATCTAAACGACATAAATTCCGACGGTACCCCGCGCCGTGTAAATGAAAATGGACAAGATGATTCAAACGGTGAACTACTGGTCTATAACGCCCAAGACGATGCAATTTTTTATGGTGTGGAACTCAGCGGTGCGATCGACCTTGCCACTCAACTGCCGCTAACCCTGCGTGCCAGCGGTGATTATTTGCGTGGTGAACTGCGTGACGGTGGCAATCTGCCGCGCATGACCCCACCCCGTGTTGGCGTAGGTGCAGATACGCGTTGGAGTGACTTTAAATTCAGCGTGGATTACCGTTATCACTTTAAACAAACCCAAACCGCCGAAGCGGAAGACGCAACCGATGGCTTTGGCACACTTGGCTTTGATTTAGCCTATACGCCGGCGAATATCAAAGACCTGCGTTTGTTCCTACAAGGGCGCAACCTGACCAATGAAAGTGGTCGTTTACATCAAAGCTTCTTTAAAAACGAAGCCCCAATTACCGGGCGCAACTTTACTGCTGGTGTGCGTTACCAGTTTTAA